TATCATATTATGGGATATCTTTTTATATGAAGGAAACACTCAATCTCTCGATGCAGTATCTCTTGCGCTCAATGCCTTCACCGGAGTTTCATAAAGTGTTTGACCGCATAGTACTTAGAAGCATGAAAAAGGCAAAGTATTCGACCGAGCATGTGCGTCACTTTGGTCTTGGCATGGAAACCTACACCCATTTCACCAGTCCGATCCGCCGGCTTTGTGATCTCGTCATCCACCATCTCTGCAAGAGCTATATCTGCAAAAGCGGTAAACACAAGATCAGCACCAATCAGTTGAAGCTTTGGGCAAACACCGCTTCCGAGCGCGAACTCATAGCAGATCAAGCGGAACGCGATATCGAGAGGATCTATTATCTTGCCTATATGAAGTCTCATGTCGGAGAAAAGTTCAAGGGGCTCGTTATCGCCACAAACTCCAGCAGCTTGATCGTCAGGCTTGATGAGATCCCAGTCTCCGCGGTTCTCAAGGTCGCGAAACTCCGTGGCGGCGGGTGGACTTATTATGACAAAGAAATGCGCTTTGTAAACGGCAGAACCGGAGAATATTATCAACTAACAGATAGGGTAAAAGTTCAGGTAGTTGATGTTAGTGACGATATCTACCTTGAACTTAGCCAAGACAAGGATGCGCACACGCATCTTTTTGAAAAAAGCGAACCCAAAACTAAGCCAAAGGATACCAAGGAATTGGAAAAGCGCCGGCACAATCGCTCAAGAAATGCTGTTGACGCTAATAGGCAGTCCAAAAAAAGTGGCAACCAAGCATCGAGAAAACAAAGCAACAAGAGGAAAAAATGAAGAAACCGATCGGGATATTTGATTCCGGCGTAGGTGGCCTCACAGTTTACAAAGCCATCCGCGAAGCCTTTCCGGAGGAGGATTTGGTCTATTTTGGCGATACCGCAAGAGTACCCTATGGTCCCAAATCTTCCCAAACAATCATCGACTATTCGATCCAGAATTCCCGCTTTCTTCTGCAAAGAGCTATCAAGATTCTCGTCGTTGCCTGCAACACGTCTTCCGCAGTCGCGATTCCCGCTTTGAAACGACTGACGGACATCCCCATCATCGGAGTAATCGAACCTGGCGCTAATCAGGCGATTAAGCGCTCACCCAAGCTTCGGATCGGCATCATCGGTACCGAGGGAACAATACGTAGTGAAGCATACAAGACTGCGATTCAAGCGCTTATGCCAAATTCCGAAGTATTTTCCCATGCCTGTCCCCTATTCGTTCCCCTGGTTGAAGAAAGCTGGCAGCAGCACCATACGACGGATCTGATCGTGAAGGAATATCTTTCCTATTTTGACGATCTGGATATCGATACTCTGGTCTTGGGTTGCACTCATTATCCACTGCTCAGAGCTGCTATTCAACGCGCTGTGGGAGAACATATTACACTGGTGGATAGCGCGGACGCAATTGCCGAATATCTCAAAGTGCTACTGCCCGCTGAAATTGACGGAACACCCGGAACAAATAGCTTTTACGTAAGCGATAGTGAAGCCAAGTTCTCACAAATTGCAGCCCGCATCCTTGGTCATGAAATCTCCCGCCTCAAGCGGGTACGCTTGTTTGAGAGCTGGTTCGAAGATTAATAACTATATCGAATATAGAGGTAACTTAATGCAACCATTAATACTTACAGC
The sequence above is a segment of the Candidatus Cloacimonadaceae bacterium genome. Coding sequences within it:
- the murI gene encoding glutamate racemase, which codes for MKKPIGIFDSGVGGLTVYKAIREAFPEEDLVYFGDTARVPYGPKSSQTIIDYSIQNSRFLLQRAIKILVVACNTSSAVAIPALKRLTDIPIIGVIEPGANQAIKRSPKLRIGIIGTEGTIRSEAYKTAIQALMPNSEVFSHACPLFVPLVEESWQQHHTTDLIVKEYLSYFDDLDIDTLVLGCTHYPLLRAAIQRAVGEHITLVDSADAIAEYLKVLLPAEIDGTPGTNSFYVSDSEAKFSQIAARILGHEISRLKRVRLFESWFED